The Venturia canescens isolate UGA chromosome 4, ASM1945775v1, whole genome shotgun sequence genomic interval gGAAAGGAAGTTAATTtggaatacaaaaaaacgtgTATAATGCTATCCCAAATTAGCTGCACTTACTCTAAGGATTGGACAATAATGCGGCACAAAACGTGCACGTCAGTTGTGTCAATATAACGGTTGTCTTATATCAATAGATAACCTAAAAGTAGTATATGTTACGGCAGATATTGTCGGATTCTATAGATTAATGTAATCACAACAAAACATTATGAAAACCATTATTTCGGTAGTATTTAGAGTTTTTCTTTACCGTGTAATTATAATGCTATTATACAATGATGTCGGTAAAATGACTAATGACGTTGCATTCGGAAGCGCGCACAGAAATGCAATAATATATACTGTCTGCTTATTTTTCCGTCTTTTTCTATCTcagcttttctctttttttcgcgACTGCATGGCCTGATCAATGATGCTCGCTTGAttcgttattaattttttttcacaaaataatccCTCCTAACGTTTTCACCCTCTCGTTATGAACTTCGAGAATGTGGCCTTTGTATATAATACTATTTAAAAACTGTTCCGCTCGAATCgtcgtacatatatatatatgcaagtgaaaaaattttacgaaaaataaaaatataatatataatatatagttTTAGCAGGATTCATTCCTGTCATACTCGTCGTTTTATAAATGATTATTTCTTCATTTGTATTCTTATATAAAAATTACGTCATTGTGTGCATATACGCATTCTTTAGGCGCATTCACCTTGTACAAAAATACGCatacgcatatatatatatgacggAGCAGATGAATCCTAAATAAAGCTATAGTAGtatattctttcattttccgtAAAAACGCTAATGCGTAAATATAGTATAACACACTATCCAGCATTTTCATAGTAtgtattactatttttttttgcatttttcgcGCAAACAACGACTTCCTGAACGCGCCTCATCCCGTGTGTGAGCCCAAATATAAATGCGGCCGGAGAATATATAAGCTGAGAAACCTGACAGATATATCCGATGACGAGAGGTGGGATCTTGTAAAAGTATATGAGATTGGACCTTATTAGTTTTATGAGATGAGACACCGATGGATCTGCTCCGCATCACTAGCAGCAAATTCAGACCGGGCGAATCAATTGGGACTTGGGACCGGGGTCCCTGCTCCATTCACAACTGACGTGTTCACATTAATTCTTACACCTCATCATTGCGTACTTGACGAAGTAAAGGTCCTAtacataaaataataatatagaCGAGACagtgtttttttgttggatCAAAGTTCTatggcttttttttttgtatatacttccgtaataaatataattctcAGTTCAATAGTGGttgcatattttttattcgcgtACGCATAAAGTTGAGTTATCCCCCCGTCGTGATCACAAATCACAAATACAGGTGAATTTGCTGggtattaaaaattatatccCGGTAAGAATCGATCGATTCTCTGGTACAAACTCGGGATCTGTCTGTCGATAATGTTCTACAAATACATTTtagcgttttattttttaaaaattgtgtAATCCAATTTAACGTTTTTGTAACTGCAAAACTCGATATTTTATATCGGGAAATCAGTTTTTCCGTCGTTGACGCGCATTCGGCGAGACGGGATGATTAAAATGTCTTTGTACAATAATTCGCTTAGTTATTAAATATTTCCTAAGAGTTATGTGGatcgaaaaatgttgatgTTTTTCGGGTCGTGTGATATGTCCAGTGGCAATCACAacagtttcgaaaaaaaaattaacatttttatGAATGTTGTTGCCCGAAGAATAATTCGAAGAATATTCTTCGAATTATTCTTCGGGCCATGGTTTTCCTATCCCCTGGCTGGCGCCCATCCTCGATGGATCCTGGCTGGGATAATGGATTGGTGTAGTGCCGGGCGGGAAGATTGGCGCCGCCGAtgcggcagcagcagcagcagcagcagcagcagcagcagcggcggCGGCAGCAGCGATTTGAGGCGGAAACATAAATTGTGGCGCAACTGGTGGCGGTGGAATCATCATGGGTGGCATAATACCGGGGGTAGCTTGTAGATTGAAGAAATTATTGCCCATACTCTCGGGCGGTGGTGGTAAAGCACCGGGTAAGCCAGGAACAGGTTCGAGCATTTCGCGAGGTGCTTCGGCCGCGGAAATGGTTTGCCGACCTTGAGATCTGCCCCATTTAATTGTTAATCGTCGACCGCCGAGAATCAATTTATTGAAAGTCCGTTCAGCGGCTGCTTCAGCCGCATTTCTCTGAGTGTATTGAATGAAAGCGCATTGTTGTCTCGGTACCATTGTTACCGATCTTATTTCTCcatattgataaaaatgatcGCGTAATTGTTTTTCTGTAAGCACGTCACCCAGATTGCCAATGTAGAGGGTGGTTATTGATTTGTCCTCGGGTGGATCAAGCTTCGGCATTGCTGCAGCTCGTCTCATCAATTTGTCAGCGACTGGATCGTTGACTCCATAATAACGATCTTTGATGTTTTGATCGGCCAACGGATCATCGGGATCCGTTGGTTTCTCATGACGATACGGACATTCCTCCCCTCTCTTACATTCACCCTTTACCCAAAATGAACATATGTGAGGTCTGTTGCGCTTGTAATAAGGACTAGTGCGCGCAAGTTTCATCAACAAATCACTTGCGGCTGCTGATTTTCCCACTGAACCCGCTGGCGTTGTTGCATCCATTTTCCCAATCTCGTTGTCTATATTTTGCACATAGTACTCCTTGTTCACGTCCGAACGTGGTAAATCgttctttatttttaatgCCGCGTCCCTCACTTGAATCGGTAAACCATATTCCAAATCCAACAGACACGTTTGACATACGTTTTTCAAACGACTGCACGTCTGACAGACCTCCGTCTTCTTGAAACGCATACGAGCTCCTGGACACCATCGGAATACCGTGAACGGCCTCATACATATTTTACATTCTTTGCCGTATTTCTCTTTTGTCTGCAAatgccaaaaaaattatttaatcatACTTATTTTCAAACTACCCATCCGGCATCGACCTACAAGTTTGCACCTTAGATTTTAACCTTTAAAGGACAGATCTGGTCGAGATATCGACCACTAGTTTGGTAGAGCAGCActtcacttgaaaaattcatcgatattatgcacaaatttcgtgtaaaaagaAAGGTCGTTTTCAACGTAAAAATCCCCGTCCTTAAAAGATCAATCTTCTAATGAACTTCCAGAAGCTATACCAATATTGTTTTCATCAATATTATTGTATGTTACTTTCCAAACTGTTTATCAATGCTTGCAAATCTCATATTTACAGCGAAGAAAAGTACTGAAACTTATATAGCGCTATATTTTGCATTTCCGATATCTCTGTTATTTTTCTACATGATTACGTTACTGTTATACTTTGTCAAACATAATATCGACTATGAATCGAGAGTAATCTTGCGAACTGAGAGAAAAGTTACTTACCATACGTATATAAGGATTATCTCCCAGGCATGTCTGACAAAGAATCGGaaattcctgaaaaaaaaaaaaatcgtgatgaaaaatttggcagGTTTTGtctccatttatttttcacaacgCTCATATACTTACAGCATCTTCCCAATTTTGTCTATTGTACGTGTTGGTTGTTTTTGATGTAGCCATTTTTGAAGTAACGATATATATTGCAATGCAACGTTATATTCCAATTTCGTAGGTAGCAGGTACGAGGAGTGTAATGGCCTCTGCACACTGCTGCGCGCGATGAGCGATAGCCAATGAGAGCTCTGCTTTTCTGGCCGTCATCCGGAAAATCAGAGTTCTCATTGGCTATCGCTCGTCGCTCATCGCTCATCGCGCGCAGCAGTGTGCAGAGGCCATAAGTGTCACTGGCATTCTCTGGTGGTGGTGGCAGACCACATATTATATtgcttgaatgaaaaaatgtatgtcATCACTCGCTTATTTCCTTAAAATCTTATTATTTGattaatcaaaaaaaattgttcttgCGCGATTATGTTTTGGTTGTGAGATAATAGATTTAATGGGTTTCGCCGCGCGTCCATCGCGATTTGTAGTATCGAAAAATTGCGCTTTCTTGCCTTGGCGCAACGATCGAATCGATGTGTGGAGGGAGCGAATGGGAGGGAAGGGGAAAGAGATGAAAAGAATGAACCAATGAACGGCCACATTCAGGCGATTCGCCAGCCAGCCAGCAGTGCATCGTGTGCTTGCTGCTGCATCTCAGTGGTTATGATTATACGGTAGTAATATTTAGAGTTAGAGCGGGCCGCGACACAGAAGGCCGCGGAAGTCATTCGGGTGTTAACAAAATGGCCACGAACGACTCCAAGGCTCCCGTGCGGATGGTTAAAAGGGTACAATTCGGTATCCTTTCGCCCGACGAAATTGTGAGTACACAAGTATATTGAATGAAAGTGAACGACTCGTCGATACCCGTAGCAACCATTTTCGTTTTACCACTGGTTTTTACCGATGTGAATCTAGAATGAAAAGTGACGCATCAAACGAGAAGCGTAACCCAGTGATGTACGTGCCGCGTTGACTTCTTATTTCCATGCAACTTTCCcgcgaaaaaatattatgaagATTTTCAGCTCCTAGAGTTGAAACACAAAAACGGCTTTTTATATGCTCGTtttccttaaggagggtggatcacgaaatcaaaataatcagaatttgataaaatttggcaataacattctttggcatcaagtatactaattgctcgagagctatgtggtagaaaaatctaaaaaaaaaaattatattgtcatgtatttttaaagaatgcatttactaaattttattaaattcttataattttgaaattttcaatatttttaacacggtttagcatggcaacattgtatcgtcgcgctCCACCCTTCTTAaatgtacaaaattttttgagTTCAAAAAAAGGCTCGCCTTTTGCTAAGCACGAGTTGGCGATGCGGTTAAGAGACATGCGCTTTAATTCCATTATCGTGAAATAACAAATTAAGAAAATTAGTTATTCGTTATAGCCGCAATAATTTGTATGGATTACAACATTGGAATTTGTATAGtcttgataaaaatattgtatCATTATTGTTCGATTCCACAACTCCACGGAATGCCAACATTTTTTGCTTGTTTTTTTGGTGCATCTCTACGAAGCACTAAATTAATGATTTTAAATCACCAATTAGAAACGTATGAATTTTCCTGCGGCACAACAATATCAAATGATGCGGCAAATAATGTCTTTTCTAAAGATAAGGTCTATTGTCAAACTTGATGTTATTTATACtaatttgtattatttttcaaaaatatcagtagtttacattttaaaaaaagaattggTTGACATTATTAAACTTGAAATGCAAAATTCCAATGGGTATAagataaaaatacatttgatatttctgaatactgtattaaaaaataatcccTCTTTACACAGGAGTGAAATGATTCAGGATTACGTACTCGAAGAAAGAAAAGCAAATTCAAGCATTGAATTACTTATACAATGATCACTTAACTTTGAGAAGTTAACGGgactgaaatttttcataataaaaggATTATAAAACGCCGTAGGAGTTggacaaaaaagaaaatgcctagagaaagaaagtaaaaataatttgttgttgttgttgcagCGTCGCATGTCAGTGACCGATGGCGGGATACGCTTCCCAGAAACGATGGAGGGTGGAAGACCAAAACTGGGCGGGTTAATGGATCCACGGCAGGGCGTGATAGATAGAAATTCCCGATGTCAGACGTGCGCAGGCAATATGACCGAGTGTCCAGGTCATTTTGGTCACATAGATTTGGCAAAGCCAGTATTTCACGTTGGTTTCATgacaaaaacgataaaaatattacgTTGCGTCTGCTATTATTGCTCGAAGCTTTTGGTTACACCTTCTAATCCAAAAATCAAAGAGATAGTGATGAAGACAAAAGGTCAACCTCGTAAGAGACTTACCTTTGTTTACGATTTGTGCAAGAGTAAAAATATTTGCGAGGGCGGTGACGAGATGGACATAACCAAGGAGGGTCAAGAGATAGCACCGACCGATCGTAAACCTGGCCACGGTGGTTGCGGACGTTATCAGCCAAATTTCCGTCGATCCGGTTTGGATGTGAGCGCAGAATGGAAACACATAAATGAGGATTCTCAGGATAGAAAAATAGTGTTGACAGCTGAGAGAGCATGGGAAATATTGAAACACATAACGGACGAGGATTCGTTTATACTCGGTATGGATCCAAAATTCGCTCGTCCCGATTGGATGATAGTAACGGTATTGCCTGTACCACCATTGTCAGTACGTCCAGCGGTAATAATGTACGGATCAGCGAAAAATCAGGATGATCTTACTCACAAGTTGGCCGATATAATAAAAACGAACAACGAATTATTGAGAAACGAGCAGGCAGGCGGTGCTGCTCACGTTATTATGGAAAATGTGAAATTGTTACAGTTCCATGTGGCAACGTTGGTTGACAACGACATGCCGGGTATGCCAAGAGCGATGCAAAAATCGGGTAAACCATTGAAAGCGATAAAAGCTCGCCTCAAGGGTAAGGAAGGTCGTATACGGGGCAATTTGATGGGTAAACGAGTTGATTTTTCGGCCCGTACCGTAATTACACCGGATCCAAATTTGCGTATCGATCAAGTCGGTGTACCCCGTAGTATAGCACAAAATTTGACCTTCCCGGAGATCGTAACGCCTTTCAACATCGACAAGATGCAGGAGCTCGTGAGACGCGGCAATTCTCAGTACCCCGGAGCGAAATATATAGTTCGAGACAACGGCGAACGCATAGATTTGAGatttcatccaaaaccatCGGATCTTCACCTGCAGTGCGGATATCGCGTGGAGCGGCACATACGAGACGGTGATCTAGTGATCTTCAATCGTCAGCCGACCCTTCACAAAATGAGTATGATGGGACACAGAGTAAAGGTTTTACCGTGGAGTACATTCCGTATGAATCTCAGTTGTACGTCACCGTACAACGCCGATTTCGACGGCGATGAGATGAATTTACACGTGCCTCAATCAATGGAAACCCGGGCTGAGGTTGAGAATATTCACGTAACGCCGCGTCAAATAATAACGCCACAAGCTAACAAGCCCGTGATGGGTATCGTACAGGATACGTTGACCGCGGTTCGTAAAATGACAAAGAGGGATGTTTTCATTGAGAAAGAACAGATGATGAATATTCTCATGTTTTTACCGAATTGGGATGGAAAAATGCCACAACCGAGTATACTTAAGCCAAAATCATTGTGGACGggtaaacaaatattttcgttGATCATACCGGGGAATGTAAATTTGATAAGAACTCATAGTACGCATCCGGACGAAGAGGACGACGGTCCTTACAAATGGATTTCACCGGGTGATACCAAAGTCATGGTCGAACACGGTGAGCTGGTGATGGGAATACTCTGTAAATCGACTCTTGGCACGTCTGCCGGTTCTTTGCTCCATATATGTATGTTGGAGCTCGGTCACGAGGTGTGCGGAAGATTTTACGGTAATATACAAACGGTTATAAATCACTGGCTCTTGCTCGAAGGGCATTCCATCGGTATCGGGGATACTATCGCAGATCCCGACACGTACAAAGAGATTCAGAAGGCTATAAGAAAAGCTAAGGAGGATGTAATAGAAGTTATACAAAAGGCGCACAATATGGAACTGGAACCGACGCCTGGTAACACGCTCAGGCAGACATTTGAGAATCAGGTGAATCGTATATTGAACGATGCTCGTGACAAGACCGGCGGTTCCGCCAAGAAATCACTCACCGAATACAACAATTTGAAGGCGATGGTGGTCGCAGGCTCGAAAGGCTCAAACATCAACATATCGCAGGTTATCGCTTGTGTCGGACAACAAAACGTCGAAGGTAAACGCATACCGTTTGGTTTTCGTAAAAGAACTCTGCCGCACTTCATCAAGGACGATTACGGTCCCGAGTCACGTGGATTCGTTGAGAACTCGTATCTCGCCGGGCTTACCCCgtcagaattttattttcacgctATGGGCGGACGGGAGGGTCTCATCGATACAGCTGTCAAGACTGCCGAGACCGGTTATATTCAGAGACGGTTGATCAAAGCTATGGAGTCGGTAATGGTTCATTACGACGGTACTGTAAGAAATTCGGTCGGACAACTTATCCAGTTGCGTTACGGAGAGGACGGACTTTGCGGTGAGACCGTggagtttcaaaatttaccgACCATCAAGCTGAGCAACAAggctttcgagaaaaaattcaaatttgatcCGACCAACGAGCGATATCTGAGGCGCATATTCAGCGAGGATATCGTACGTGAAATGATGGGTTCGGGAGAAGTTATATCCGAGCTTGAACGCGAATGGGACCAATTGAATCGAGATCGCGCTGTTCTCCGTGAAATTTTTCCCAGCGGCGAGTCCAAAGTCGTTCAACCGTGCAACTTGCAACGCATGATTTGGAACgttcaaaagatttttcacatCAACAAAAGAGTACCTACGGATTTGAGTCCGATGAGGGTTATTCAAGGCGTTAAagatttattggaaaaatgcATAATCGTCGCTGGCGAGGACCGTTTGAGTAAACAGGCAAATGAGAACGCAACGTTGCTATTCCGTTGTCTCGTTAGATCGACCCTGTGCACCAAATGCGTATCCGAACAGTTTCGATTGTCGAGCGAGGCCTTCGAGTGGTTGATCGGTGAAATTGAGACGAGATTCCAACAGGCACAAGTATCGCCTGGCGAAATGGTTGGCGCGCTTGCTGCCCAATCCCTCGGCGAACCTGCCACACAGATGACTCTCAATACTTTTCATTTTGCCGGTGTCTCATCCAAAAACGTGACGCTCGGTGTACCGAGATTGAAGGAAATCATAAACATAAGTAAAAAACCGAAAGCTCCGTCCTTGACTGTTTTTCTCACGGGTGCTGCCGCGAGGGACGctgaaaaagcaaaaaacgtTTTGTGCCGATTGGAGCACACTACCTTGAGAAAAGTAACCGCGAATACGGCTATCTATTACGATCCTGATCCGCAAAATACGGTTATCGCCGAGGATCAAGAATTCGTCAACGTTTATTACGAAATGCCCGATTTCGATCCTACCAAAATTTCCCCTTGGTTGTTACGCATCGAGCTTGATCGCAAGAGAATGACCGATAAAAAATTGACCATGGAACAAATTGCTGAAAAAATCAATGCCGGCTTTGGTGATGATTTGAATTGTATTTTCAACGACGATAATGCCGAAAAATTGGTTCTCCGTATAAGAATAATGAACAGCGATGACAGCAAGTTCCAGGACACCGAAGAAGAAACTGTCGATAAAATGGAGGACGATATGTTTTTGCGTTGTATCGAGGCTAATATGCTGAGCGACATGACGCTCCAGGTAAATTCTCCTCTCCTCTCGATATTCGTCAAACGAATAAAAGTTGCTATTATTTAACGTTgtcctttgattttttttttcagggtatCGAAGCAATCGGCAAAGTTTACATGCATTTGCCACAAACGGATTCgaagaaacgaataataaTCACCGACACCGGCGAATTCAAAGCAATCGCCGAATGGTTGCTCGAAACCGACGGTACAAGTTTGATGAAAGTTCTTAGTGAACGCGATGTCGATCCCGTAAGAACTTTCAGCAACGATATCTGCGAAATATTTCAAGTACTCGGTATCGAAGCCGTGCGAAAATCGGTTGAGAAAGAGATGAACGCCGTCCTACAGTTTTATGGACTTTACGTCAATTATCGCCATCTCGCTCTTCTTTGCGACGTTATGACCGCGAAAGGACATCTCATGGCCATTACCCGCCACGGTATCAATAGACAAGACACCGGAGCCCTCATGAGGTCGGCATACTTGGTTATCTTCATATCGATTTCGATTATACTCGAATtgtgcaaacaaatttttcattatccaTGCCGGGATAAATATTATGTTGTATTAAAAGTTGAGAGTTTAGGAAACTAATGACGTTTCCTCGAACTTGGTTACTATATTGATTAATATTCTGTCAATGCCAGTTggttaaattattgaattgaattttcaaccaAAACTTACTTAGAATTTACAATTTCAGATGCTCGTTCGAAGAAACCGTTGACGTTCTCCTCGATGCTGCTTCCCACGCCGAGGTTGATCCTATGAGAGGAGTTTCCGAGAATATTATAATGGGACAATTGCCAAGAATTGGAACTggtgagaaaaagaaacattctttcataaaatttcaagcgaCTATGGTGAATTAATGGCGAATTCGTGGATATACACGGTacagaagatgaaaaaaaatatatatattcattatCCTTTAGGTTGTTTCGATCTTTTGCTGGATGCGGAAAAGTGCAAAGCCGGAATTGAAATTCCCATGGCAGTGGGAGCGGGGGTGATGGGAGGTGCCGGAATGTTCTTCGGAAGTGCAGCAACGCCGAGCATGAGTCCTCAAATGACACCGTGGAATCAGATGGGTTCGACACCGGGTTACGGAGCTTCGAGCATGTCACCGACATTGGGAAGCGGAATGACGCCGGGTGGTGCCTGTTTCTCACCGTCAGGAGCGTCGGACGCATCGGGTTTGTCACCGGCGTATTCGGCATATTCGCCGCAGCCAGGAAGTCCAGGAAGTCCCGGGCCGAGTATGAGTCCGTATCCGATGTCTCCGGCTGGTGGCGCATCTCCGAGTTATTCACCTACCTCGCCGGCCTATTTGCCAACTTCACCGAGCATGACACCCTCCAGTCCGAATTATTCTCCGACGAGTCCGACGTATTCGCCGACAAGTCCGAACTATTCGCCAACGAGCCCGAGTTATTCACCGACGAGTCCGGGCTATTCACCGGCAAGCCCGAGCTATTCGCCAACCTCACCGAGCTACTCGCCTACCTCGCCGAATTATTCCCCAACCAGTCCAAGCTATTCACCAACAAGCCCGAGTTATTCACCCACCAGTCCCAGTTATTCGCCAACCAGTCACAGTTATTCACCGACCAGTCCGAGTTATTCCCCGACCAGTCCGAGTTATTCACCGACCAGTCCAGGCTACTCACCAACGAGTCCTAGTTATTCACCAACGAGTCCGGGTTATTCGCCGACCAGTCCGAGTTACTCGCCAACCAGCCCCAGCTATTCTCCATCCTCCCCGAATTACACGCCAGGCTCACCCTCTTACTCACCAACCAGTCCGTCTTACTCCCCAAGCTCGCCCCAATATTCACCAGCGAGTCCGAGCTATTCGCCCAGTAGCCCCAAATATTCTCCCACGAGTCCGAGCTACTCGCCAACTTCGCCCTCCTTCGCCGGTACTTCACCTCAATATACACCGACAAGTCCAACTTATTCACCAACCAGTCCGACTTATTCGCCAACCAGTCCGAGTTATTCACCCAGCTCACCGC includes:
- the LOC122410290 gene encoding pre-mRNA-splicing factor RBM22-like encodes the protein MATSKTTNTYNRQNWEDAEFPILCQTCLGDNPYIRMTKEKYGKECKICMRPFTVFRWCPGARMRFKKTEVCQTCSRLKNVCQTCLLDLEYGLPIQVRDAALKIKNDLPRSDVNKEYYVQNIDNEIGKMDATTPAGSVGKSAAASDLLMKLARTSPYYKRNRPHICSFWVKGECKRGEECPYRHEKPTDPDDPLADQNIKDRYYGVNDPVADKLMRRAAAMPKLDPPEDKSITTLYIGNLGDVLTEKQLRDHFYQYGEIRSVTMVPRQQCAFIQYTQRNAAEAAAERTFNKLILGGRRLTIKWGRSQGRQTISAAEAPREMLEPVPGLPGALPPPPESMGNNFFNLQATPGIMPPMMIPPPPVAPQFMFPPQIAAAAAAAAAAAAAAAAAASAAPIFPPGTTPIHYPSQDPSRMGASQGIGKPWPEE
- the RpII215 gene encoding DNA-directed RNA polymerase II subunit RPB1, coding for MATNDSKAPVRMVKRVQFGILSPDEIRRMSVTDGGIRFPETMEGGRPKLGGLMDPRQGVIDRNSRCQTCAGNMTECPGHFGHIDLAKPVFHVGFMTKTIKILRCVCYYCSKLLVTPSNPKIKEIVMKTKGQPRKRLTFVYDLCKSKNICEGGDEMDITKEGQEIAPTDRKPGHGGCGRYQPNFRRSGLDVSAEWKHINEDSQDRKIVLTAERAWEILKHITDEDSFILGMDPKFARPDWMIVTVLPVPPLSVRPAVIMYGSAKNQDDLTHKLADIIKTNNELLRNEQAGGAAHVIMENVKLLQFHVATLVDNDMPGMPRAMQKSGKPLKAIKARLKGKEGRIRGNLMGKRVDFSARTVITPDPNLRIDQVGVPRSIAQNLTFPEIVTPFNIDKMQELVRRGNSQYPGAKYIVRDNGERIDLRFHPKPSDLHLQCGYRVERHIRDGDLVIFNRQPTLHKMSMMGHRVKVLPWSTFRMNLSCTSPYNADFDGDEMNLHVPQSMETRAEVENIHVTPRQIITPQANKPVMGIVQDTLTAVRKMTKRDVFIEKEQMMNILMFLPNWDGKMPQPSILKPKSLWTGKQIFSLIIPGNVNLIRTHSTHPDEEDDGPYKWISPGDTKVMVEHGELVMGILCKSTLGTSAGSLLHICMLELGHEVCGRFYGNIQTVINHWLLLEGHSIGIGDTIADPDTYKEIQKAIRKAKEDVIEVIQKAHNMELEPTPGNTLRQTFENQVNRILNDARDKTGGSAKKSLTEYNNLKAMVVAGSKGSNINISQVIACVGQQNVEGKRIPFGFRKRTLPHFIKDDYGPESRGFVENSYLAGLTPSEFYFHAMGGREGLIDTAVKTAETGYIQRRLIKAMESVMVHYDGTVRNSVGQLIQLRYGEDGLCGETVEFQNLPTIKLSNKAFEKKFKFDPTNERYLRRIFSEDIVREMMGSGEVISELEREWDQLNRDRAVLREIFPSGESKVVQPCNLQRMIWNVQKIFHINKRVPTDLSPMRVIQGVKDLLEKCIIVAGEDRLSKQANENATLLFRCLVRSTLCTKCVSEQFRLSSEAFEWLIGEIETRFQQAQVSPGEMVGALAAQSLGEPATQMTLNTFHFAGVSSKNVTLGVPRLKEIINISKKPKAPSLTVFLTGAAARDAEKAKNVLCRLEHTTLRKVTANTAIYYDPDPQNTVIAEDQEFVNVYYEMPDFDPTKISPWLLRIELDRKRMTDKKLTMEQIAEKINAGFGDDLNCIFNDDNAEKLVLRIRIMNSDDSKFQDTEEETVDKMEDDMFLRCIEANMLSDMTLQGIEAIGKVYMHLPQTDSKKRIIITDTGEFKAIAEWLLETDGTSLMKVLSERDVDPVRTFSNDICEIFQVLGIEAVRKSVEKEMNAVLQFYGLYVNYRHLALLCDVMTAKGHLMAITRHGINRQDTGALMRCSFEETVDVLLDAASHAEVDPMRGVSENIIMGQLPRIGTGCFDLLLDAEKCKAGIEIPMAVGAGVMGGAGMFFGSAATPSMSPQMTPWNQMGSTPGYGASSMSPTLGSGMTPGGACFSPSGASDASGLSPAYSAYSPQPGSPGSPGPSMSPYPMSPAGGASPSYSPTSPAYLPTSPSMTPSSPNYSPTSPTYSPTSPNYSPTSPSYSPTSPGYSPASPSYSPTSPSYSPTSPNYSPTSPSYSPTSPSYSPTSPSYSPTSHSYSPTSPSYSPTSPSYSPTSPGYSPTSPSYSPTSPGYSPTSPSYSPTSPSYSPSSPNYTPGSPSYSPTSPSYSPSSPQYSPASPSYSPSSPKYSPTSPSYSPTSPSFAGTSPQYTPTSPTYSPTSPTYSPTSPSYSPSSPQHTAAGSTRYSPSSPNYSPTSPTYSPSSPQYSPSSTKYSPTSPTYTPTSPSYSPTSPTYSPPVPGYSPTSPTYSPASPAYETDD